CCGGATACGGTCGGTTATACCATTCCCACCGAATATGCCGAAATCATCCGTTACCTGAAAGCGAATGTCAGTAATATCGACCAGGCGATCATTTCCGTTCATTGCCATAACGACCTCGGGCTTGCCGTCGCCAATTCACTGGCCGCGGTTCAGGCTGGTGCCCGGCAGGTTGAGTGTACCATCAACGGGATCGGCGAGCGGGCCGGCAACTGTTCCCTTGAGGAAGTGGTGATGACCTTGCGGACTCGGCAGGATATCCTGCCTTATGCGACCAGGGCGGTTACGGAACAGATCACTCCGGCCAGCAAGCTGCTTTCAACCATTACTGGTCTGTTGATTCAGCCGAACAAGGCGATTGTCGGTGCCAACGCCTTTGCTCACGAAGCCGGCATCCATCAGCATGGGGTGTTGATGGATAAATCCACTTACGAAATCATGACTCCCGAGTCGGTCGGCCTGAACCAGAACAAGTTGGTTCTCGGTAAGCATTCCGGGCGGCATGCCTTCATCGACCGTCTCAAACATCTCGGTTATGATCTCTCCCGGGAAGAGGTGGATAAAGCATTTACCCGCTTCAAAGCGTTGGCAGACATGAAGAAAGAGATCTTCGATGAGGATCTCGATGCCATTATCGCCGATGAAGTGCTGCGGGTTCCGGAAACTTACAAGTTGCAGCAGATGAACGTCAGTTCCGGTTCTTTTGCCGCACCGACCGCGACGGTATCCATGGAGATCGAAGGGAAAAATAAAAAGACCGCGGTCATTGGCG
The Pelobacter seleniigenes DSM 18267 DNA segment above includes these coding regions:
- a CDS encoding 2-isopropylmalate synthase; the encoded protein is MKQDNIIIFDTTLRDGEQSPGASMNIEEKLRIATQLERLNVDVMEAGFPIASEGDFEAVKKIAQTVKNCQVAGLSRASNMDIDRAWEALKYAGERGRIHTFIATSDIHMKYKLKMSEQEVLDAAVAAVKRAKSYTPNVEFSPEDATRTRLPFLAQVVQAAIEAGATTVNIPDTVGYTIPTEYAEIIRYLKANVSNIDQAIISVHCHNDLGLAVANSLAAVQAGARQVECTINGIGERAGNCSLEEVVMTLRTRQDILPYATRAVTEQITPASKLLSTITGLLIQPNKAIVGANAFAHEAGIHQHGVLMDKSTYEIMTPESVGLNQNKLVLGKHSGRHAFIDRLKHLGYDLSREEVDKAFTRFKALADMKKEIFDEDLDAIIADEVLRVPETYKLQQMNVSSGSFAAPTATVSMEIEGKNKKTAVIGDGPVDATFKAIKKLTKSKAPLLNFSVGAITGGTDAQGECTVRLQSEDGREVLGQGAHPDIIVASAKAYINALNKIAGNQKRIKADL